In Dermacentor albipictus isolate Rhodes 1998 colony chromosome 6, USDA_Dalb.pri_finalv2, whole genome shotgun sequence, the following proteins share a genomic window:
- the LOC135912342 gene encoding venom serine carboxypeptidase-like, with the protein MPASPAAAAAAAEAGQPHAGTHLKHQQQQQQPQQQPELWEHHQQQPLWERVDEACGRLATTMKGRRCVLVVLLVLMLAVSLALIGAFAVPRHRRHDDDTGTLYLTPLVESKGATEARQLSVVPAFSNKDTGAESHAGLVTVNETLQSHLFFLHVQARKNRVEAPLLLWLQGGPGSSSLFGHFLENGPVAIDANGKLYPRESTMCEYTNVIYLDQPVGAGFSRTNDIKGYPTSLEEIARDIHGFLVQFFRLFPEYKGRDFYVAGESYGARAAAALAIRMHANPDLPVNLRGIISGVGFLGPAVDLFDQSDYYHQLSLLDYQGWKAYTTRMETIRQMVTDNRTLEALQLLFKTAFVSTGEGSAPTMFQRLSGYKYDGNALQSVEPAEFAAYRDYVASEVFKEAVHVGRNALFLREPLINLQLSGDYLRNISDIVSTLMDNYRFLAYAGQLDPIFSAARIEEYFRSVEWGRAEQFRHGRRVPFYAGPEEAGLSGYVTSAGNFSFVVVARAGHYPGFDQTRTVDEMMRRFLMNNLTRHA; encoded by the exons ATGCCGGCGTCCCCCGCCGCcgcagcggcagcggcagagGCCGGTCAGCCGCACGCCGGCACGCATCTcaagcatcagcagcagcagcagcagccgcagcagcagccggaGCTGTGGGagcatcaccagcagcagccgtTGTGGGAGCGGGTGGACGAGGCGTGCGGTCGCCTGGCGACGACCATGAAGGGCCGCCGGTGTGTGCTCGTCGTGCTCCTCGTGCTCATGCTCGCCGTCAGCCTAGCGCTCATCGGGGCGTTCGCCGTGCCACGACATCG GCGACATGATGACGATACGGGCACACTCTACCTGACTCCTCTCGTGGAAAGCAAGGGGGCGACCGAGGCCAGGCAACTCAGCGTGGTGCCCGCGTTCTCCAACAAGGACACGGGAGCTGAGTCCCACGCGGGCCTGGTCACCGTCAACGAGACACTTCAGAGCCACCTCTTCTTCCTGCATGTGCAGGCCAGG AAAAATCGTGTCGAAGCCCCCCTGTTACTTTGGCTCCAAGGGGGTCCCGGAAGCTCCTCTCTGTTCGGACATTTCCTTGAGAACGGGCCAGTCGCCATTGACGCCAACGGAAAGCTGTACCCGAGGGAGAGCACCATGTGCGAATACACGAACGTGATTTACCTCGACCAGCCCGTGGGAGCCGGTTTCAGCCGGACCAACGACATCAAGGGTTACCCGACGAGTCTGGAAGAGATTGCGCGGGACATCCATGGATTCCTGGTGCAGTTCTTCCGGCTGTTCCCGGAGTACAAAGGGCGTGACTTCTACGTTGCTGGCGAGTCCTACGGAG CTAGAGCCGCCGCAGCTTTGGCCATTAGAATGCATGCAAACCCAGACCTTCCGGTAAACTTGCGAGGCATCATCAGCGGCGTCGGTTTCCTGGGACCTGCAGTGGACTTGTTTGACCAGTCCGACTACTACCACCAGTTGAGCCTGCTCGACTACCAGGGCTGGAAGGCGTACACCACTCGCATGGAGACCATCAGGCAGATGGTCACCGACAACCGCACGCTGGAGGCTCTGCAGCTGCTCTTCAAGACCGCCTTCGTGTCCACGGGCGAGGGAAGCGCACCGACCATGTTCCAGCGGCTTTCCGGCTACAAGTACGACGGAAACGCGCTACAGAGCGTCGAACCGGCCGAGTTCGCCGCCTACAGGGACTACGTAGCCAGCGAAGTCTTCAAGGAGGCCGTGCACGTCGGTCGCAACGCCTTGTTCCTGCGCGAACCCCTCATCAACCTGCAGCTCAGCGGGGACTACCTGAGGAACATCTCGGACATCGTGAGCACACTGATGGACAACTACCGGTTTCTGGCGTACGCGGGTCAGCTGGACCCCATCTTCTCGGCGGCGCGCATCGAAGAGTACTTCCGGAGCGTCGAGTGGGGCCGAGCCGAACAGTTTAGGCACGGCCGTCGCGTGCCCTTCTACGCGGGGCCAGAGGAGGCAGGACTTTCTGGATACGTGACGTCGGCGGGCAATTTCTCATTCGTAGTTGTCGCCAGGGCGGGACACTACCCTGGTTTCGACCAGACGCGTACCGTCGACGAGATGATGCGACGCTTCCTGATGAACAATCTGACGCGGCACGCTTAA
- the LOC135912344 gene encoding uncharacterized protein, whose protein sequence is MSKPRPRRMYKQRSCFVPLCTTGYRPSTKRISMFSAPRDPARLSEWETRIRRADKRLTPAAVVCERHFEDSCIERTFKIVVDGVVNEIARDIPRLKPNAVPTVFEDYSAHPVPKKPFRRKAISFCEQEAAHGPGERDGEAKTAESCFTLDEESESRDDVSFSGESARSAESEHEEHLGSREGEADTTCEKPSGNGCTSPNCRKGHPFNDIQIPKTWTKVPCLSEGSLAYGCCQMQENIFSHLFIERMVVFGAASPDQAAVTATVYLRGRESFKEVLTTRCEAEEFIKDIDAVSLCNGCGVKPTSSKCTSYREMYFAEKCLIIAGSKGESCVRCKHARKLAQRKICKVKNKGSARRPEI, encoded by the coding sequence ATGTCAAAGCCAAGACCAAGACGCATGTACAAGCAAAGGTCATGTTTCGTGCCGTTGTGTACGACCGGATACCGACCCAGCACAAAGCGTATCTCAATGTTCAGCGCCCCACGCGACCCCGCGCGTCTTTCGGAGTGGGAGACGAGAATAAGGAGAGCGGACAAGAGGCTGACACCGGCAGCTGTGGTGTGTGAAAGGCACTTCGAAGACAGTTGTATCGAGCGCACCTTCAAGATAGTCGTCGACGGCGTGGTAAACGAGATCGCCAGGGACATACCCCGCCTGAAGCCGAATGCCGTTCCCACCGTGTTCGAGGATTACTCTGCCCACCCCGTTCCCAAAAAGCCATTCCGGAGGAAGGCGATAAGCTTTTGTGAGCAAGAGGCAGCGCATGGTCCGGGCGAGCGGGACGGAGAAGCCAAGACAGCCGAATCGTGCTTCACCCTCGACGAAGAGTCGGAGAGCCGCGACGACGTCTCCTTTTCGGGTGAATCAGCGAGATCCGCGGAAAGTGAGCACGAGGAGCACCTCGGTTCCAGAGAAGGAGAGGCGGACACCACTTGTGAAAAACCGAGCGGAAACGGGTGCACGTCTCCGAACTGTCGGAAAGGACACCCGTTCAATGACATTCAGATTCCAAAAACATGGACGAAGGTGCCTTGTCTGTCAGAAGGCAGCCTAGCCTACGGCTGTTGCCAAATGCAAGAAAATATTTTTTCGCATCTGTTTATAGAGAGGATGGTTGTATTTGGAGCAGCCTCGCCTGATCAAGCTGCTGTCACGGCTACTGTTTACTTGAGGGGCAGGGAAAGTTTTAAGGAAGTTCTCACAACGCGGTGCGAAGCAGAAGAATTTATCAAAGATATCGACGCGGTGTCCTTATGCAACGGCTGTGGTGTGAAGCCAACCTCGTCCAAGTGCACGTCGTACAGAGAGATGTATTTTGCAGAGAAATGCCTTATAATTGCTGGTTCAAAAGGTGAATCCTGCGTGCGCTGCAAACATGCACGAAAGCTTGCACAACGCAAAATATGCAAGGTAAAAAATAAAGGTTCTGCTCGACGACCGGAAATATAA
- the LSm7 gene encoding U6 snRNA-associated Sm-like protein LSm7: MSAAANTGEKEKKRKESIVDLSKYLDKAIRVKFQGGREATGILKGYDPLLNLVIDNATEFLRDPDDPYKLTDDTRTLGLVVCRGTAVVVICPVDGMESIPNPFVQHEG; encoded by the coding sequence ATGTCGGCGGCAGCCAACACCGGGGAGAAGGAAAAGAAGCGGAAAGAGAGCATCGTCGACCTCTCCAAGTACCTGGACAAAGCCATTCGCGTCAAGTTCCAGGGCGGTCGCGAAGCCACCGGCATCCTCAAGGGCTACGACCCGCTGTTGAACTTGGTCATCGACAATGCCACGGAGTTTCTGCGAGACCCCGACGACCCGTACAAGCTCACCGACGACACGCGGACGCTTGGACTCGTTGTGTGTCGCGGCACGGCGGTGGTTGTGATCTGTCCGGTGGACGGCATGGAATCCATTCCCAATCCGTTTGTGCAACACGAAGGCTGA